The following nucleotide sequence is from Psychroserpens sp. Hel_I_66.
TTGCTCAATTGCCATTTCTACCATGCTTACAGCACCTTCTACGATTTTATGTCTTGCAGCAACGATTGCAGTGGCTTGTTGACGTTTTAGCATGGCATTTGCAATTTCATTTGAATATGCCAAATAACCGATACGAGCTTCCAAAACTTCAATGCCTGCAATAGTTAGACGCTCATCAATTTCTTTTTCCAATGCATTACTTACTTCATTGACGCTTGATCTCAATGTGATATCTTCGTCAACACCTTCGTCTGCGAAATTATCATACGGGTACATACTTGCCAGTTTACGCACAGCAGCATCGGTTTGTACACGCACAAAGTTCTCGTAAATATCGACATCAAATGCAGCTTTGTAAGTGTCTTGAACGCGCCAAACCAAAATAGTGCTAATCATAATAGGATTACCCATTTTATCATTGACTTTTAAACGTTCACTATCAAAATTTCTAGCTCGTAATGAGATTTTCTTTTTGGTGTAAAATGGATTTACCCAATAGAAACCGTTCTTTTTAACGGTTCCCATATACTTACCAAACAGTAGCAATACGCGAGATCCGTTGGGTTGTACCATAATAAATCCTGGCGCTATAAAAATAGCTATGATTATCGATATGATAAACCATGGGCTTTGGAGAGTGATCATGGCAGCTATGCTTCCGAAGAATAAAATAAGGAATAAAAACAGCATGAGATAGCCATTTGCTGGAACTATAGTTTTTTCTTGATTCATGAGATTGGTTTTTAGATTAAATAATTTAATATGATATTATTTTGATATCAAATTTACATCAAACCTTTTTAACTTACAAATCAAGTTTGGCACACCATTTGCATTAAGGTAATTGTAAATGATTATGATGATGTTAGTAGAGGAGTGATTACCTCGCATAACGGAGTAACATTTAACATTTGGTTGGTTAGTTAGAAAAAACGCATCTCATTTGAGATGCGTTTTTATTTTATAGTATTTTAAAAATGACTTAATTGAGTATAAAGGTGGAGATCGTACTAATTAATTCTTCGGAAATTTTACGTGACGACTCATTATAGCTTTTTGAATTGACCAACGTATCACCATCAATAATAAACAGTACGTGGTTCATGTTTTCTATGATCTTTAATTGGGCCTTTTGATTAGCGTTTTTTAAAAGATTTGCTTCATCAACTGAGACTTGAAGATCTTTTGTCCCATTAATGATAAGTACTGGAATTTCTAACGATTTTACAATATCTTGTGGGTTATACTGCATCCAATTTGTAATAAAAGGTTGCACACTTGGATTAAAAATGGAAGCTAGTGCTGCAGGATAATCTGTAGTTTGTTTTCCGTCCTTTATACTTTGAAATGCTTTTTTTGTGCCTTCAATAAGCGATGGATCCATAGCGCTTATTTGCTCTGTGATCACTTCATCAATGGTTTGTCCTGCGCCTGCAAGTGAAATAAATCCGTCTGCCCTATCTTTTGCAGCCAGCATCCCAACCAGACTTCCCTGGCTGTGACCTATCACATAAACCTGGGAGTATGTGTTTTGATCTTTAAAAAAATCAACTACCGTTTTGGCATCTGTTACAAAATCGTCAAACTTAATATTTGGATCGACTTTGTTCTTTCGTATTTGCTTTACAATACGTTTGTCGTATCTAAAGGTTGCAATGCCTTTGTTTGTTAGGGATTCTGCAAGTTTTTTTAGGGAATTGTTTTTCATGAAATTCTGGTTTCCGTTTCTATCGGTTGGTCCAGAGCCTGCGATTATGATAGCTAATTTTGGTTTTTCTGTATTATTAGGAAGCAATAAAGTGCCATCTACAAATTCATTTACTTCTATATCTTGAGAGGTAAACATTGTGTCTTGTCCATTTAGATATAAACAAAATAAAAGCGATAAGAGACTTAAGTAATATTTCATGATAGTTATTTTAATGTTGTTATGCAATACATGTACCAAAGTTAATTAAAAATTAAAGAGATTTTTGACTGAAATTCATTAGAAATGACCTCCAAAACAAAAAACAATTGATTGTATTTCATCGATGAAATGCAATATTTCAACTTTAAATGTTAAAATTAAGTGTATTTCATCGATTAATAATGTTTTTTATCGTTCATATTGAAAAAGGATTTTATATTTGAAGTGTACTAAGATTTAGTTTTTAGTTCAATGGATTAATTAATTAATATTTGCATGTGACGAGAGTTAGAGACCCTAAATCTACACATAACAAAAGCAAATTAGGAAAACCAAGGTTGAGGGACCTTGGTTTTTTCGTTTACACACTTTTGTTCTAAATAATTGTTCTAAAAGTCAAATTTATGCGCTCCCCAACATCTTTCTTTGTTTTTGCGATTTGATGCAACCAGTAGTGCTGCATTTCACCCTTCATAATCAATAAACTTCCATGATCGAGATTAATTTTATGACGCTCGTCCTTAAGTCGACGATGTTTAAAATGAAAAGGTCTCGTCTCACCCAAACTCAATGAGGCAATCACAGGGTTTTTGCCAAGTTCCTTTTCGTTGTCTGCATGCCAACCGTTGCTATCACTACCATCGCGATAGAGATTTAAAAGTACAGAAGTAAAATGATGTTGTGCTTCTTTTTCAATGTCCATTTTGATTTGTTGTAATTCCGAAGTAAAAATTTTCGGTTGCATCGTAATATTGGAGTAGCTGTAAGGCTTGTTGTTATTGGC
It contains:
- a CDS encoding SPFH domain-containing protein, which encodes MNQEKTIVPANGYLMLFLFLILFFGSIAAMITLQSPWFIISIIIAIFIAPGFIMVQPNGSRVLLLFGKYMGTVKKNGFYWVNPFYTKKKISLRARNFDSERLKVNDKMGNPIMISTILVWRVQDTYKAAFDVDIYENFVRVQTDAAVRKLASMYPYDNFADEGVDEDITLRSSVNEVSNALEKEIDERLTIAGIEVLEARIGYLAYSNEIANAMLKRQQATAIVAARHKIVEGAVSMVEMAIEQLEKKQIIELDGERKAAMVSNLMVILCGDKDASPVLNTGTLNH
- a CDS encoding alpha/beta hydrolase — protein: MKYYLSLLSLLFCLYLNGQDTMFTSQDIEVNEFVDGTLLLPNNTEKPKLAIIIAGSGPTDRNGNQNFMKNNSLKKLAESLTNKGIATFRYDKRIVKQIRKNKVDPNIKFDDFVTDAKTVVDFFKDQNTYSQVYVIGHSQGSLVGMLAAKDRADGFISLAGAGQTIDEVITEQISAMDPSLIEGTKKAFQSIKDGKQTTDYPAALASIFNPSVQPFITNWMQYNPQDIVKSLEIPVLIINGTKDLQVSVDEANLLKNANQKAQLKIIENMNHVLFIIDGDTLVNSKSYNESSRKISEELISTISTFILN
- a CDS encoding alpha-ketoglutarate-dependent dioxygenase AlkB family protein is translated as MDLFSEEKRLFNLPNAQLIYIENFYDKAKADTYFERLKTTVHWQQDDIKVFGKTYQQPRLTALFANNNKPYSYSNITMQPKIFTSELQQIKMDIEKEAQHHFTSVLLNLYRDGSDSNGWHADNEKELGKNPVIASLSLGETRPFHFKHRRLKDERHKINLDHGSLLIMKGEMQHYWLHQIAKTKKDVGERINLTFRTII